Below is a window of Sporosarcina ureae DNA.
TCCAGAAAGTGACGAGTATGGAAAAGTAGGCGATGCGCGAAATGACGTAGTCGCACTTGAGCATCCTTTGTCACATACGACATTTGAAACAGAAGCGCATGAGCTAGTTGATGGTATGGAAAAAATGACTAAAGAATTGGGCTTCCCTGTTTCCGACTCGTTATTTAGCAATTTGAGAGCCATGCTAGAAGATCCTTCGAAGACACTAGCCGGCAGATTGTATACGGAAAGCCAAAAAAGTAGTCAACATCAAGTGGCTTTGGAAATGGCAAGAGAAACCTACGCCAATCTATGGGAAAAACCTTATGAGTTAACGGGCTTTACGGATATGGAATTGTCTACACAAATCCTCATGTTTGATGCATTTCAACATGGTATCGAAGTAGAGATTTTGGATCGTCAAGATCAATTCTTGAAGCTGAAATTACGAGATCATGTAGAATTCGTCAAGAACGGTAACATGACTAGCAAAGATACGTATGTCTCGACTTTGATAATGGAAAATAAAACGGTTACGAAAAAAATTCTTCATCAAGAGGGTTTTTGTGTACCTGGTGGTGACGAGTTCAACAATATAGAGGATGCATTACGTGCCTTTGAGATGTTCGCTAAGACGCCTTTCGTTGTCAAACCCAAAACAACGAACTACGGAATCGGCATATCTATCTTTAAAGATGGTGCCAGTTACGAGGACTACAAGCAAGCCATCACACTTGCATTCAATGAAGACTCGTCTGTCTTGGTAGAAGAGTTCCTGAATGGCACAGAGTACCGTTTGTTCGTGCTACACGATAAAGTACTTGCCATTATGCTACGCGTACCTGCAAACGTCACAGGAGACGGCACACACACGATTAAGGAACTGGTTGAAGAAAAGAACCAAGATCCACTGAGAGGTACAGACCACCGTACGCCATTAGAACTTATCCAGTTGGGCGAACTAGAAGTTCTCATGCTGAAAGGTCAAGGCTATCAACTGGATTCAATCCCTAAAGACGGTGAAATTGTCTACTTACGTGAAAACTCTAACGTCAGTACTGGCGGAGACTCAATTGATGTAACCGATCAGTTTTCCGATGATTATAAGAAGATTGCAGTAGAGGCAGTAGCTGCTCTAGGCGCAAAAATTAGCGGAATTGATTTCATTATTGAAGACCTCGATGTACCAGCAGCAAATCCAGGTGCGTATGGCATTATTGAAGCGAACTTTAATCCTTCGATGTATATGCATATCTACCCTTATAAAGGGGAATCTCGTCGAGTGACGACGGATATCCTGCATTATTTGTTCCCTGAGTTATCATAAGATCATATGTGCGTATAAAACCCTTAAAGAACAAGCCTATTCAGATAAACTGAGTAGGCCTGTTCTTTTTTCGATATATGACTAATTAATTTTACATAGAACCAAATTCATTCAGCGCTATTAACTAGTATTTCTACCTATTCCTCTTACGTTCAGTGTATAATTAATACTATGAGACTACTACCCATAAGGAGAGAGGAAAATGAGATTCTTATTTAAAAAATGGTATATGTTATGTTTACTCATAACTCTACTACTACTGGCCCCACTATCAACAGCAAATGCAGCTGCATTAACCGATGAAGCAACTGACATACCAACTGATAAAGAATGGACCATTACGTTCAATCACCCTGTCGTTGAATCTCCCAATTTATCTGACACTATTTACGTTATGAACAGTAAAAATGAAATACAGGATGTTACACTCTCTGTTCTTGATCGTGTCGTTACCGTTACTGCACCTGAGGTAGGGTACGAAGTGGGTCAAACGTATACTTTACATATTATAGCGGATACTTTGGGACAAGTCGGCAATGAAACTAAAACTTTAAAACACCCCATTACAAAACCTTTTACGATCACAACAGATGTCTATACTGTTGTCGACATTCGTGAAAATGGAACTTATTCAGTTACCTCAAGCCACCCTACTTTTGACAAAGCAAATGCCAGCTTACAAGAGGGACAAGGCATCATGTTAAATGAACAATATGTCAAAATTCCATCTGGCTTTGTAGCAACCAATACTCAAACCGTCACAATTATTTACAAAGAGCCAACTTTTACACAAAAGTATGAATATGCAGGTGTCGCTACTGATACAGAACTTACGTATACAGACGCTACAGCAGACTACGTTAAGGTGAATATAGGTGAACAAGACATGTACGTCAAACACGAAGATGTCACACTCATTCCTACTGCTACAGCGAAAGGTCAATCATATTATAAAGCGAATCAACAAGGCTTATGGCATTATGTTTATCACCATCATAGTGGAAAATACGACGGTGCGTATGTAGTCGGTAAAAGACCTGATTTTCTAAACGAAGGTATAAAGTATTATAGTGACGACGGAGCAAAATTTATTAATAGAAATGGCGAAGCTGTAGGTGAAAGTTATGCCTACTTCCAATATCTATCACCACGTGTTCCAACAAACTATAGCGCGACAGAGTTAGATACGTATATCAACAGTCAACTTGCAGCGAAAGAACTGACAGGTGGCGGATATACAAATGCTACAGTAAAAAGTCCATTAAAGGATCTCGGTGCTACATTAAAATCCATTGAAAAAGAGCATCGCATAAATGCCCTGCTCATACTATCGCTCGCTATCCATGAAAGTGATTATGGTATGAGTTGTCACGCACAAAACTACAATAATTTATTCGGGTTAACTGTAACGGATACTAACACTCAATGTTCAACACATGTCGATACCTCCTCTTCTAAATACTTTGCAACTATTGAGGACAATATCACATCGCTGGCGAATGAATTAAATACCTATTACTTAAACCCCTTGAATATGCATGAATACCAGTACAATGGCGTAGCACTCGGCAATAAATTGATCGGGATGAACGTTCGCTATGCTTCAGATCCTCACTGGGGAGCAAAAACAGCAGGTCATATGTATAACATAGATCAAGAGCTTGGTGGCAAAGACTATAAAAGGCATGAGCTTGGCTTTACGGCAAGTTCAAACGTCAGCATTCGAACGGGTCCCATCGTAGACCATAACCGTGCATATCAGTATAAAATTTATGGGACGATTAAACTTCTAGAGAAAATGCCGATTACTCTGTCTGCTACACCTTCGGAAACAAATGGTTGGTTACGTGTTATTTCTGAATTACCGAATGACGGATCCGATTTGTATACAATAACTCCAAATGTTAACACGGTGACCACACATTAATAACTATCTAAGTGGAACTATAAAACAGGCCTATCCAGTTTATCTGGATAGGCCTGTTCGTACATTATTGATGAAATATATTAAAATGGATTAGTCGCAATGAAACTTGCCGTTTTCACATAAACACGTGGATTTAATTTCAATTGATTTACAATAACTTCTGCACTATCTTCCGATTGAATCATTTTAGAGTCATCATTCAGCGGGAAGATTAAAATCAAGTTCATAAAAAACATGAATTGTGTAACCCTGTACTCCACAATTCGTAAAACCGACTACTTCATATAAATGCTCAAGAATTTATCTAAGTGGTTAACTTAAACTTCTTGATAGCCTTTTTCGCTGATATGTAGACAGCACTACTCCTCCCACTATAAATAGTGAACCGACAATTTCTGACCCCGTTATTGGTTTATACAACAAGATCAAACCCATTACCATCGTTACAAAAGGTTCTAAATTAGATAATATGGAGGCCTTTGAAGCATCAACATATCTAATATTGTAGTTCCAAATCAACATGGCGATACCGTGTACCACAATGGCTGTAACAATCAGAAATGACCAATCGGAGACCTTTACACTCATTCGTATCGGCGTATCAAGTAGAAAAATAAAAGGAATCGACACAGCTAGTCCAACAACATTTGAATATAAAGTAATTGCAAGCGGATCCACTCTACTGGAAAGGAGTCTCGTCACGATAATTAGCATGGCGAAAGTAATCATCGTAACTACAATCCACCATAAACCTTTATCGATATGTATAGAGGATATATTCCCTTTTGCTACGACAAAGAAAATACCTATGAGCGCAACAATAGATCCAAGTAACATACGAATTGTTAATTTTTCTTTTAAAAAAACGCCAGCTAAAACGCCGGTTAAAATGGGCGTAGTTGCCAAGATTAATGCAGACGTTGTTGGATCAGCCGTTTCTAATCCAGCGAAAAAAGACCACTGGTTAATAAAAACGCCAAAAACACCTAAAAAATTACTGCTAGTAAATCGTATTTATTCAGTCGTTTCACATGTAATTTATATGAAGATAATCCAATCAGAAAAAGTACTATAAACAATAGTCTGAGCGAAGTGAGAAGAGCCGGGAAAAGTCCTGGACCAACATCTTTCCAAAAACAAAATTACTGCCCCACACCATTACACAAAGTGTCAGCCAAGCGTATGCTTTAAACAAATTTATCACCCTTCCTACAACGAAATGCCAACTGGCCTATTCTATACTTACTTATATTTTTCGTACACATTTTTGTTTGGATATATCCACTTACTGACATACAGCATGGCAATGTATACAGGATTAAAACACAGTAATAGTAATATTTTTATCTACATCGTTATTTTACTATTCATTACATCCTAATAGCATTGAGCTTGCTTGCATCATTCGTTATTTAGGATGTTTTTTTCAGTATATTCACAAGTATTTAAATATTATCTACACCATATAACGTACAATGTAATTATTTACTAAATAAATGTTCGTATTTTGGGTTGAAAGCATAAAAAGCCTCTGCTATAATCATAACGTATTCATTGCAATAGTGCTTTTTACTAAATTCTGCATAAAAATAGTGAGTAATAGGAATCTCTTAACACTTAGTAAATTTTAAGCGCCGTCATACTATACTTTAACGATACGTACTGATTAGCCAAATGAAATTTACAATGTACTAGGAAAAGTAATTTGCTAGGGATACTATTCGATTGGAATTATTCAGGAATGAGGAGATTATCTTTGAGGAACATGAAATTAGTTGGCTTTATTGTATGTATGGTTATTCTAGCAACGATCGTTTCGGGCTGTAACTCGACTACTAAGAATACAGCTGAAACTGAACTACGTCCGATTATTGTTCAAGGACCCATGCCTATTGAAGCTGAAAAGTTTGCTGAGAAATTAAGCGATGCAGAAGTTGAGGAATCGGGAAACTTTGTTTTTTATAAAGGTACTATCGATGACTATCCTGTAATTGTTACGAAAACTAGTAAAGGGATGGAAAACACTGCAGCCGCTACTGCATTAGCAATTGAGAAGTATAACCCTATCGCTATTATTAACCAGGGAACTTCAGGCGGACACGACCCGGACTTACATGTATTTGACATAGTGTTAGGAAAACGAACTGTCAATATTGGTTCTATGAAGACTGAGTCTGCTGAAGAAAACGAAGGAATGGATCCATCACTATGGAAGCCTATGGACCTTATGGCTTCTGAAGGCAGTGCCGGAGAAGATCCTGATGCAGAGAAGATTCGCTACTTTGATGGCGACGATGAATTATTAGCAGCAGCAAATGCGGTTAAAGATCAATATGAACTAGGTAAAGTTGTTGAAGGTACTATTGGATCTGCAGATCTTTGGAATAACGAAGTAGACCGCATAAACTGGTTCCATGAAAAGTACGGTACTTCTGTTGAGGAAATGGAAGGTGCTGCCGCAGCACAGATTTCTGATAGTTACAACGTTCCTTTTTTAGGTATACGCATTCTTTCAAATAACAAAACTAATAATGGACAATATAATCCAGAAACTGCTTCAGCCAATCAAGACTATGTTTATCTTGTTTTAAAAGAATATATCTCCAATTTAAAATAAGTGACTTTAACTCGTAAATAAAACTAGAAGAGAAAGGTTTGTTCCATAAACCTTTCTCTTCTAGTTTTTAGCGTTTAAAAGCATCAGGCAGCCTATTCAAAAAGTCTGAGAAGTGTACATGCTTGCATCTACGTTCCATATATGAAATAAAAGGTCCCTGGGCGAGACTTTGTTTTTAAAAAACTCCTACATAGCGCTGGAATGGCTTTATGAAAAATGATTGAAATAGATACAAATAGGTAATAGATTGTAAACAACGAAAATAAAAGGAGTGAGCCATTTGAAAAAATCAGCATTAGTCATTATTAATCCTTCCTCTGGAAAAGAACAAGCAACAGAGTATGAAGAGCAAATTAGAGAAACACTTCAAGATGCGTACAGTGAAATCACTGTGAAATATACGGAGGGCGAAGGTGATGCGACACGCTTTGCAAAAGAGGCTGCAGAAAATAACTATGACTTCGTTGTTTCACTCGGTGGAGACGGAAGTGTGAATGAAACTGTCAATGGACTCGCTCCATTTAATAACCCTCCAAAACTCGGAATCATTCCAATGGGCACAGTGAATGATCTTGCTCGTTCATTAAACATTCCAATGAAACCTGTTGATGCGATTAAATTGCTTGTCTCAGGTATTGAAACAAAAATTGACATTGGAATGGCTAACGATGATATTTATTTTACAAACATTTTAGGAATTGGAAGTGCTGCGAAAGCAATTCATCATGTCGACAGTGCAGAAAAATCTAAAATCGGACCCATTGCCTACTTGAAAGCGATTGGGAAAGAAATAATGGATGACCACACTTTTCCAATTAAGTTTGAGATGGAAGAACATACATGGGAAGGTGACGTATCGGTTGTCTTAATATCCCTCATCGACTCGCTTGGTGGTATTAAAACAATTGTAAACGAAGTTGAAAACGGAGACGGAAACTTCCATATCTTCGCGTTTAAACACCTTAACTTGACTGAGCTTGCGAAAATGACCCCTTCAATCATAATGGGCAAATTAAAGGAATCAGAAAACGTTCAATACTTTAAAACACGACAAGTCAACATAACGACTTCTGCCGGTGAGACACAAGAAAGTGATATAGATGGTGAACAAGGACCGAATTTACCACTCAATTTAAAAGTTTTGCAACAACATATAACCATCATTTCGAACAAAGCTTAAATCAAACTTAAAATTACCAAAAAAGATTCCAGGTTTCTTCATCTAGAATCTTTTTTAATTGTTATAATCTCTTATGATTCTAGTACAACTGGGTCAAACCCATTCGCAATACCTTTATCGTGCGTTTCGGTGCAATAAGAGTTAGTTGTAGCTATACATTAACTTTTCTTTTCACTATCGAACTTATAGAAAACCTATGTTTAAAATTATCTGCAATACACTTCCAGCTAATTAAAAACCTCATCTATTTATGGTAAGGCTCGCTGTGAGATATATAAGTGAGATTTTTATTCCATTTTATATCGAACTTCAACCTTATTGTATTGGATAACAATCAGTCATTTATCGGTCCAGAATTGGTCCGGAATTGGTCCAAGCTTTGTAGTATCGGTCCAGAATCGGTCCAAATTTTATAGTATCAGTCCAGAATCGGTTCATTTGTTCACTAACAATCTGCTAAATATCATTTTAATCTATAAAAACTTGCCCTTGCTCTACCTTCTAAAACAATAACTTTCTCATCCCTTAAACGTTGTAAAATACGTTTACTACTTGTAGATGAAAAGCCACACAATCTTTCGACATCAGGACGAGTAATCGAACCATTTTTATTCAAATATTCAATAATCATTGTTTTAGCTTGTATTTCATCAAAATCTTTGTCTTTTGTATACTCAATATTATCATCTAAACTTTCATACACTCGATGGGTAAACATATATTTATTTCTTGCTTCTCTTTGTAGAATGTTTCTTTTTTGACAAAGTTTACTTAAAACATTTGATGCTGATTGAATTGTAATTTGAGCCACTTCTGCAGCCTTATTTAGAGTTATCGTTTTATTAGATTTAATGTATTTTAAGATGCAAATTTCTGAAACTGAAAACTCCCCATTATTTTCTTGCTCTTTAGTAATAAACTTCAAAAATTCTATATCTTCTAAGCTACTTCTTAACGTTAAACTTACTGCCTCAGAATACAAATTATATTCAGGGGCTGATTTTCCTAAGGAAAGCATATCCTTAAAAATTATATCTACACCTTGACCAGAACGTTGAACGTATTTTAGCTTTTGAAGTGTTTCTGCAATCAATTTGTTTCTCGGCGATGAAGGATGTGTAATAATATTAGTACTGTCAACTCCAGACGGAAACGCGCCAGGGTTTTCAATAATAATTTCGTTAGGAAAAAATTTAATAAAAATTGACGAATTACTCTCATAATCACGATGTGAGATAGCATTAAGAAGGGCTTCTTGAAATACATTGATAGGATAATCTTGGACTTCTAATTTAAATAGGCCCATCTGTATATTTTTAATTCCGTTCCTGTCTTCGAAAAATTGTTGAATTCTATCTACAATTTGAATTAAAGGGATTTTTAGCTCTAAACGCTTATTATATTCCGTTTGCCCATCGCTATAAGTAAGAATTATTATTTCCGCTTGTGGCATATATTTAGCAATCGCTTCTTTTGTACCAATAAATAACACCCCCGCTACAGTTAACTGAATTTCATTATCAACAACATCTACTAAGCGTAAATCCTTTAGAAAGGTGATATTATCTGATTGATATAAAGTAGACTCTTTATCACGAGATTGTATTTTTAGTTTCAATCGCTCTACTTCCGTAAAGTCTATATCATCTTTAGTCGTCGGTTCGATAATTTTTGCAGAGTAGTCGCCTTTAAATCCTTTAATTTTATTAGAGGTATATTCTGATGGATAAAATGGTTTTGTATTTTTCCCTAATCTTTTATATACAATACCTTTTGAAGTGGCTACAATTTCTGGAGACTTTTCAATTTTTATTTTAAAAATTTCTTTGCCATCAATCTTTATTACATCAATATCAGTAAAAAGCTTAGGTATAGTCTTGTCATAAATGCTTTCAATAATATTTTGTTCATCGTAATCAAAACATCCGGTTACTTCTCCATCGTCTTCTACCCCGACTAAGATGATACCACCGTCAGTATTGGCAAATCCTACAGATTCATTTGTTAAAATATTCATAAGTTCTTTCTTGTTTGCTTTAACCCAACTTTTAAACTCTACATGCTTAGATTCACCCTGTTGGATTATTTCAAATATATCCATTGAATACACCTCCTAACTTGATATGACTATTATACCAAGATTAGAAGGTAAAAAGGAAACACTTAAGTGTGCCTAATAAAAACCTAATTTACTTATGATAAGGCTCCCCCTTAATAATCCGAAACCCTCGATAAATCTGCTCCACCAACACCAACTTCATCAACTGATGCGGAAATGTCATCTTAGAAAACGATAACTTCTCATTCGAACGCTGTAGCACACTACTATGTAAACCCAGTGATCCGCCAATAACAAAGACAATCTTACTTTTACCATACGTCATCAACGAATCAAGACTAGCTGCAAATTCCTCAGAAGTTTTCATTTTACCGTCGATTGCTAGTGCAATGACGTGTGCGTCAGGTGCAATCTTCGCCAAAATTCGATCAGCTTCTTTCTTTTTGACAATTTCCATGTCAGCATCACTTAGTGTTTCTGGTGCTTTTTCGTCCGCCACTTCAATTAATTGCATTTTTGCATAGCTATTTAGGCGTTTTGTATACTCTTCTATTCCTTGTTTCAAATACTTCTCTTTTAACTTACCCACGGTGACAATTGATATATTCACAGTTTATCCACTCACTCTCTAAAAGTTACCCACAATACTTATGCACATATCCACAGGTTAGTCTACATATTGTGTTCGATTATTTGTTCCCTACTACATGTGAAATTCTTTAATTAGTATACCACAACTTTGTGGATAACTTTTCAACCATTATTTGTTTTGAATAGAAAAATACTTTTCATTTCAAATATGCGAATGCTCTAACCTACTGTTCTGTAAGGCTTTAACACTTGTCACTTCAAATTTATTTACTATTTATTACACATTTTATTTTACACAATATTATGCACATTATTTTGATTTTATCCACAATTGGATAACTTCATAAAAAAATCAGGCATCGTAGCGCTTTTTCGCTAGATGCCTGATGTGGACGAGAAGTTGTTCACTATGTGGACAATGTATATTCTCTTAGAACGTATTTCCGTCTTTCAATACCATTTCCAAGTCCAGTTTCTTTCCATCTCGATAAACTGTAATCTTCAATGGATCACCAATTTCTTTTTTATTATACAAATACTTACGTAGACTGACCATATCCGTCACTTTCTCTTCATCCAGCTGAACGATTGTATCATACTTCTTCACTCCGGCTTGTATTGCCGATGAATTCGGCATGACATCTGTTACGACGACACCTTCCGTTACCTTTTCAGGTAAGTTCAATGTTTGTTGCTGTTGCTGAATAGGAATTTGTTGAAGATCAAGTAACGATACGCCCATTGTCGGTCGATTTACTTGTCCTGTTTCTTCTAAGTGTTCGATAATCGGTAATGCAATATTGATTGGAATAGCCAGTCCGATTCCCTCTACTGTTGCCTCAGAGATTTTCATGGAGTTAATCCCGATCAATTGACCTGCCATATTAATTAAAGCGCCACCCGAGTTCCCTGGGTTGATCGCTGCATCTGTCTGCAAGACGTCTGCTTGCCAATCAACGTTTCCATCCTTGTTGAGATCCATTGGAATGGATCGGTCTTTACCAGAAATTACGCCAACCGTGACGGATCCCGCAAAGCCAAGTCCTAATGGATTACCGATCGCAATAACTGATTCCCCACGTTTTAACGCATCGGAATCACCGAATTCTATTACTGTATCAACATGTTCTGCATCAATTTCGACAACCGCTAAATCTGTCCACAGATCACTGCCAATTAACTTCCCTTCAACCTTTGTCCCGTCATCAAAACTAATTTCGAGTTGTTCGGAATTCTCTACGACGTGGTGATTGGTGACGATATATGCTTTGTCACCTTCTTTTTTATACAGCACACCAGAACCCGATCCAGCTTCTTGAGTAGACGTTGTGGAAGACCAGAAGTCTTGGACCGTCTGGATATTTGTAATACCAACGACAGCATTTGCAACGTCACCTACAACATCCGTAACTTCGCTTGAGATGTCCATTGATACTTGGGCGTGTTCCGAGTTGCTTTTGACTTCCGTTGTTTTAGACGTAGCAACATCACTAGTACTTGATGAGTCAGTTGCGTACATCATGACCGAAAATACGATGACTCCACCCAATAAGGCACCGAGTAAAGCTGGCCAAAAACTGCCTCTACGTTTTGGTTCGCGTTTCGTTTCAACCGGTGGAATAGGCTGTTGCCGTTCCATTTCTTCTCTTCCTTCTTCTCTTCTTTCATCGTCCATTCGCATTTCCTCCTTATCAGAAAGTATTCCTACACGTACTGTACCCCAATGACTATCTGAAAATGCAAAAAGCCTCACTAATTTAGCAAGGCTTTTCGCATTTTCATTAGACTAGCACGAGTTCCGTGGATTCTGATGCATCCGTATCATGCAAGTGGACAAATTCCCCTGCACGAATGCCGCAGTCTTCAAGGGTCTGTGCTACGCTCATGCGCGCCAAGTCTTTCATATTGTTATCCAAGCTAAGATGGGCTAAATAAATATGCGCTTCTTTTTGAGCAACCACTTCACTCATTGCAACGGCTGCATCTTCATTTGATACGTGGCCCACGTCACTTAAAATACGACGCTTGATCGACCATGGGTAACGTCCCATCTGTAGCATACTGACATCGTGATTGCTTTCGAATACAAAGCTGTCAGCGCCTTGGATGTGGCCTTTCATACGATCGCTAACGTAGCCTGTGTCGGTGATGATTGCCAGTTTACGATCGCCTTCATTGAACGTATAGAACATCGGGTCTGCTGCGTCATGGGATACAGCAAATGACTGGATATCCAGTGAACCAAATGTTTTCACCGTTTCCATGTCGAAATGGAAACGCTGATCAACAGGAATCTCTCCTACTAGTCCGTCCATCGCCTGCCATGTTTTTGCGTTGGCATAGATGGGTGTTTTATACTTCCGGGCAAGTACACCAATTCCTTTAATATGATCACTGTGTTCATGTGTGACGAAAATGCCGTCAATATGTTTCATCGAGCGATTGATCGATCCGAGCAAACCTTCAATTTTCTTACCGCTCATGCCGGCATCTACGAGAAAAGCGTGCTCATCTGTCTCTATATATAACGAGTTGCCTGTACTGCCACTCGCCAAAATGCTAAATCGCATGTAGAAAACTCCTATTCTATTTGTTCTTCTAACATATCCGATTGGAACTCGATGACTTTTCCTTCAATCGCATTGACGAAGTGCTGTTCAATAGTTCCATCCTTCAATTTTACCTGAACATTCCACGTTGGTGCAAATACTTGCGTTTCCGTGAGCTGAACAAGTGTCGAATAACCTGACTTGACTTGCATAACAGTGGAATTTGGCTTCAATAAACTACGTGTAACAAGCGAAGAAACCGCATCATCTTGTGATAGTAAATCCTTTTTCTGATTAAAACTTGAGAACTCGTCGAGCATGCGCTGTTCGTAATGTGTAACTTTGCCATCCTTGTCCCAGTGCATGATGAGCATGGCGTTGGGACTGTAAAAGATCGTTTCATTCTTGACTTGTTGGAAGAATACAGCATTCTGGTCTTCTTTATCTATATCCCAGAGCACGTAATCTTCACCTTTGAGCACGTACTTCGCCAAGAACTCCTCAAATCCATATTCGCCTTTGTCATCGATCACCTTAACAGACTTTTTCATATGGGACAGTAACCGCGATTCTTCGACTAAGACGAACGATTGATTCGTTAATTTCTTCAAATCATCATTTGAGAATGTTACGACATGCGCAGATAGATACGATACTTCTTTTTTAGTAAATGGGATTGGTTCGTACGTAATATTTTCCAACCTCAAAGTATCTTCGACGGAAGTTTTACTGAGAACCTGCATATTTCCCACATCTAATTGCCGATCTAGATAGAGCCAATACAAGAAGACGTTCAGAATGGAAAAGACAATGATAAAAATGGTTTTAGTTCTATTCCAATCCAATCATGCCACCCCCTTGCGATTCTTCCGGAGCGAAGCGTAACCAGTTATCTTTAATCAGGTAATACCAGCAAGGTTCTAAAACAATCAATTCTTGCTCGACGTCTTGGATCATATAATAGCCCGGTGTGATTTCTTCAATTAAGTCAAAATCTACCTCTTGCGATTCACGCAATGCTTCCGCTACTTCCACTCCTGAAGGCAATTCGTTCTGTTTCGACTCGATTTTCAAGTCCAATTTGTAATAAGGTCGGATATATTTGAACACACGGCCATTTCCCCATGTTTCCGTAATTTCATTTGTGCCGGATTGATCGCTAAAAACAGGTAAGCCATCGACATATAGCTGGAACCGGACGTAACGAGATATCGGATTCATATAGGCATATCGAAATTCATCCGTCCAACCACCATGCTCATTAATGAAATCTATTGTATTCAATAGCAATTCAGATGGTATCGCAATTTCCTGACTTTCTACAGCAGGCATGACATAATTCAATCTTTTAATTTCAGTGTCGATATTCAAGAATGCATGATCATCTCCATACTCTTCATGCGTTGCATCGACTTGATTACGCCGAACTGCATTATTAGATTCACTGAACAAAGCATCGCGGAATTTATTTGGATTGATTTCTTCCTGAATATACGTATTGCGCGCAATCGTCACAGGATCATTCGGTACAGCTAGAAATGGTGCATTGCCACGGTCAATTTCTGCATATTCATCAAATGATTGGCCTACATCTATTACATTACGTAGAAAGTTTGTTTTATTCGGCAGCGTCACTT
It encodes the following:
- a CDS encoding two-component system regulatory protein YycI; the encoded protein is MDWNRTKTIFIIVFSILNVFLYWLYLDRQLDVGNMQVLSKTSVEDTLRLENITYEPIPFTKKEVSYLSAHVVTFSNDDLKKLTNQSFVLVEESRLLSHMKKSVKVIDDKGEYGFEEFLAKYVLKGEDYVLWDIDKEDQNAVFFQQVKNETIFYSPNAMLIMHWDKDGKVTHYEQRMLDEFSSFNQKKDLLSQDDAVSSLVTRSLLKPNSTVMQVKSGYSTLVQLTETQVFAPTWNVQVKLKDGTIEQHFVNAIEGKVIEFQSDMLEEQIE
- a CDS encoding YycH family regulatory protein; this encodes MGLKYIEPIKSIVLLLLVSLSVLFTIAVWNYSPNYEPMEQVQTVDISISEKKTIDEIIKPYKMITNLKDQVLGSVDVEKMDTILNEINSWELSELQLVSQKMNKFEIAQILRQPSQMTLYFPGEVPMLVYDNVLLVDDANIPEATFNRLVVDWSQSTQAPVVHLLSEVSGLHYKIQVTLPNKTNFLRNVIDVGQSFDEYAEIDRGNAPFLAVPNDPVTIARNTYIQEEINPNKFRDALFSESNNAVRRNQVDATHEEYGDDHAFLNIDTEIKRLNYVMPAVESQEIAIPSELLLNTIDFINEHGGWTDEFRYAYMNPISRYVRFQLYVDGLPVFSDQSGTNEITETWGNGRVFKYIRPYYKLDLKIESKQNELPSGVEVAEALRESQEVDFDLIEEITPGYYMIQDVEQELIVLEPCWYYLIKDNWLRFAPEESQGGGMIGLE